From a single Vibrio chagasii genomic region:
- a CDS encoding Flp family type IVb pilin: MLNKKKQRGAAAIEYAILAAAMAVVLLNFVGGENGELTTAISDAYGTVVEQLKNAQQASE, encoded by the coding sequence ATGTTGAACAAGAAAAAGCAACGCGGTGCAGCCGCAATCGAATACGCCATTCTCGCAGCAGCAATGGCAGTCGTACTACTCAATTTTGTTGGCGGTGAGAACGGTGAGCTAACCACAGCTATCAGTGACGCCTACGGTACTGTAGTCGAACAACTAAAAAACGCACAACAAGCCTCAGAGTAA